GGCCGCCGCGACCGCGACCCTGTTCCCGCTGCGCGCCGGCGACCGCTCCACCTTCTGCCTCACCGCCGACCCGGAGGCCTGCAGCTACACCGCCGACCACTTCACGGTCGTCGTGCAGTTCCTGGTGCTGGCCGGCGCCCTGCTCACCGCCCTGCTGTCGGTCACCGCCGTACGCGACACCCGGATGCCCGCCGGCGAGTACTGGTTCCTGCTGCTCTCCTCCGCCGCGGGCGCCGCCCTGCTGCCCGCCTCCCGCGACCTGGCCACCCTGATCGTCGCGCTGGAGGTCGCGTCCCTGCCCGCCTTCGCCCTCGTGGGCATGCGGCGCGGCGACCGGCTCTCCTCCGAGGCCGCCCTGAAGTTCTTCCTGTCCTCCGTCACCGCCACCGCCGTGTCGCTGATGGGCGTCAGCTTCGTCTACGCCGTCACGGGGTCGCTGCACCTCACCCAGGTCGCCGACCGGCTCGAAGACGTCCCCGGGCAGTTCGACACCCTCGCCATGGCCGGCGTCGCGCTCACCCTGGTCGGCTTCGCCTTCAAGACCGCGGCCGTCCCCTTCCACTTCTGGGTCCCCGACACCTACGTCGGAGCCCCCCTGCCCATCGCCGGCTACCTCTCGGTGATCGGCAAGGCCGTGGGCTTCACCGGCCTCATCCTCGTCACCGTGATCGCCTTCCCGGCGTACGCGCAGGTCTGGGGCCCGGCCATCGCCGTCCTCGCCGCACTCACCATGACCCTGGGCAACGCCGCCGCCGTACGCCAGTCCGCGGACCGCCCGAACAGTGCCGTACGGCTGCTCGCCTGGTCCTCGGTCGGCCAGGCCGGCTACCTGCTGGTCCCGATCGCCGCCGCCGCGTACTCCGAGCGCGACCAGATCGGCTCCACCCTCGCCTACGCCCTCATGTACGCCGCCGTGAACCTCGGCGCCTTCGCCGTGGCCGCCCTCGTCGCCCGTACGAAGCCGCTCAACCGGATCAGCGACTACCGAGGCCTGTACGCCGAGCGCCCGCCGGCCGCCCTCTCCCTGGCCTTCTTCCTGCTCTGCCTGGCCGGACTGCCGCCCGGCATCATCGGCCTCTTCGCCAAGGTCACCGTCTTCCAGTCGGCCGTCGACGCGGGCCTGGGCTGGCTGGCCGTGCTGATGGCGGTCAACGTCGTCATCGCCCTGTACTACTACCTGCGCTGGACGGCGCTGCTCTTCCGCGCACCCGACGGCGCCGAGGCGCCGGAGGGCGCCGCACCGGCACGTACGAAGGCCCCCTGGCCGGTCGCGGCGGCCATCGTCGCCACCGCGGTCACCGCGGTCGTCCTCTCGGGCGCCCCGCAGATCGTCCTTCGCTTCGCCTCGGGGAGCCTCTTCACGC
This DNA window, taken from Streptomyces sp. TN58, encodes the following:
- a CDS encoding NADH-quinone oxidoreductase subunit N, whose protein sequence is MTALTVLAAETPSLVQSVDWLAIAPVVITAVVGLAVLVADLFTAERHKTALGWISVAGLAAATATLFPLRAGDRSTFCLTADPEACSYTADHFTVVVQFLVLAGALLTALLSVTAVRDTRMPAGEYWFLLLSSAAGAALLPASRDLATLIVALEVASLPAFALVGMRRGDRLSSEAALKFFLSSVTATAVSLMGVSFVYAVTGSLHLTQVADRLEDVPGQFDTLAMAGVALTLVGFAFKTAAVPFHFWVPDTYVGAPLPIAGYLSVIGKAVGFTGLILVTVIAFPAYAQVWGPAIAVLAALTMTLGNAAAVRQSADRPNSAVRLLAWSSVGQAGYLLVPIAAAAYSERDQIGSTLAYALMYAAVNLGAFAVAALVARTKPLNRISDYRGLYAERPPAALSLAFFLLCLAGLPPGIIGLFAKVTVFQSAVDAGLGWLAVLMAVNVVIALYYYLRWTALLFRAPDGAEAPEGAAPARTKAPWPVAAAIVATAVTAVVLSGAPQIVLRFASGSLFTQ